The following proteins are encoded in a genomic region of Streptomyces lunaelactis:
- a CDS encoding helix-hairpin-helix domain-containing protein — translation MEHAVTVPSRGTPPGSPAEDRAPTDEAAAPAPGTDEVAAPASADVTDDGSAEGAGADAGGEAGGAVEAGGTDRTEPEKAAEPSEAEAELIAQRELRAKIEQRKAEKDAPIESGTKLSGTAADLLAAVRAVESGEKSGTAFFDSPAPAPRRPAPAAAEPVRPRVPQPAQAPRATAPETVTTVRAVLAEGGAPESLAAQVASALGERAADALREDPWRLLSVPGVRPEQADGFARALLGAECGPGDERRAAALVGWQLERAALQGHTALESSSVRAALAERSVPDPDEALQQAIAEGAVLVFQDGVEDVEQAADGEDTEDSEQQAVPVLLGLDRYALAEESLADGLARLAKSGADARWEAAEPTELVRAVAASGLVAHTGGEAARAEPVALADASGALGLRAVVAVHSENGSRRLGPAAVTVAGLLSGAEGPGRDADGAFALDLLVVLDAPQLDVETAAMLVESMPDSSRLVLSGDPGVLSSAGAGRVFADVLAARVCPQIASRTPDPGPIGELVSGIGIGELNQVEAPGKEVVIVPVRDAGEAVHRTVQLVADSVPRAIGVPTEETQVIAVGHGGSAGTRALNAALKQRLNPGPGRFGGFDPGDRVAYAPAPGRTLSGTVVSADGEGLHLDCEGTPAVVPKERVESAVRHGWALTAHQAAGMRWPAAVVVLPGDAAQALSRPWVYTAFSRGERHLSVVHGADQALQRAVAEVPAQDRTTRLRPLLEGLLAPTT, via the coding sequence CTGGAGCACGCTGTGACTGTGCCTTCCCGGGGGACGCCCCCCGGATCCCCGGCGGAGGACCGCGCCCCCACGGACGAGGCCGCCGCCCCGGCACCGGGCACCGACGAGGTGGCTGCGCCCGCGAGCGCGGACGTCACCGATGACGGTTCGGCCGAAGGGGCGGGCGCTGACGCGGGTGGCGAGGCGGGTGGCGCCGTCGAGGCGGGTGGCACCGACAGGACAGAGCCGGAGAAGGCCGCCGAGCCGTCCGAGGCCGAGGCCGAGCTGATCGCGCAGCGGGAGCTGCGGGCCAAGATCGAGCAGCGGAAGGCCGAGAAGGACGCGCCCATCGAGAGCGGCACCAAGCTGAGCGGGACCGCCGCCGATCTGCTCGCGGCGGTACGGGCGGTGGAGAGCGGCGAGAAGTCCGGCACCGCCTTCTTCGACTCCCCCGCGCCCGCCCCCAGGCGCCCCGCTCCCGCGGCCGCCGAGCCCGTACGGCCCCGGGTTCCGCAGCCCGCACAGGCACCGCGGGCGACCGCGCCGGAGACCGTGACGACCGTGCGGGCGGTGCTCGCCGAGGGCGGGGCACCCGAGTCGCTGGCCGCACAGGTGGCGAGCGCGCTCGGGGAGCGGGCCGCGGACGCCCTGCGCGAGGACCCGTGGCGGCTGCTGTCCGTGCCCGGCGTCCGGCCGGAGCAGGCCGACGGCTTCGCGCGTGCGCTGCTCGGTGCGGAGTGCGGCCCGGGTGACGAACGCCGGGCGGCGGCTCTCGTCGGCTGGCAGCTGGAGCGCGCGGCGCTCCAGGGCCACACCGCACTGGAGTCCTCGTCCGTGCGCGCGGCGCTGGCCGAGCGGTCGGTGCCCGATCCGGACGAGGCACTGCAGCAGGCCATCGCCGAGGGCGCGGTGCTGGTGTTCCAGGACGGCGTCGAGGACGTCGAGCAGGCCGCGGACGGGGAGGACACCGAGGACTCCGAGCAGCAGGCAGTGCCGGTCCTGCTGGGGCTCGACCGGTACGCACTCGCCGAGGAGAGTCTCGCGGACGGTCTGGCGCGGCTGGCCAAGTCCGGTGCGGACGCCAGGTGGGAGGCGGCCGAGCCCACAGAGCTGGTCCGCGCGGTCGCCGCCAGTGGCCTGGTCGCGCATACGGGCGGTGAGGCGGCGCGCGCCGAGCCGGTCGCGCTCGCCGACGCCTCCGGCGCGCTCGGCCTGCGGGCGGTCGTCGCGGTCCACAGCGAGAACGGGAGCCGTCGGCTCGGCCCCGCGGCGGTCACCGTCGCCGGGCTGCTCTCCGGTGCCGAGGGCCCCGGCAGGGACGCGGACGGGGCGTTCGCACTCGACCTTCTCGTCGTGCTGGACGCACCGCAGTTGGACGTCGAGACCGCCGCGATGCTGGTGGAGTCGATGCCCGACAGCAGTCGGCTGGTGCTCAGCGGCGACCCGGGTGTGCTGTCCTCGGCGGGTGCGGGCCGGGTGTTCGCGGATGTGCTCGCCGCCCGGGTCTGCCCGCAGATCGCTTCGCGTACGCCGGACCCCGGCCCGATCGGTGAGCTGGTCTCGGGCATCGGCATCGGCGAGCTGAACCAGGTGGAGGCGCCGGGCAAGGAGGTCGTCATCGTCCCGGTCCGTGACGCGGGCGAGGCGGTCCACCGTACGGTGCAGCTCGTCGCGGACTCGGTGCCGCGGGCGATCGGCGTGCCGACCGAGGAGACCCAGGTGATCGCCGTGGGACACGGCGGCTCCGCGGGGACCCGGGCGCTCAACGCCGCGCTCAAGCAGCGGCTGAATCCCGGGCCCGGCCGGTTCGGCGGCTTCGACCCGGGCGACCGGGTCGCCTACGCACCCGCCCCCGGCCGGACCCTGAGCGGCACGGTCGTCTCGGCGGACGGGGAGGGCCTGCACCTGGACTGCGAGGGCACGCCCGCCGTCGTACCGAAGGAGCGGGTCGAGTCGGCGGTGCGCCACGGCTGGGCGCTGACCGCGCACCAGGCGGCCGGGATGCGCTGGCCCGCGGCGGTCGTGGTGCTGCCGGGGGACGCGGCCCAGGCGCTGAGCCGGCCGTGGGTCTACACCGCGTTCAGCCGCGGCGAACGGCATCTGTCCGTGGTGCACGGAGCGGATCAGGCGCTGCAGCGCGCGGTCGCCGAGGTACCGGCCCAGGACCGCACCACGCGGCTGCGGCCCCTGCTCGAAGGGCTCCTCGCGCCGACGACGTAG
- a CDS encoding DUF5703 family protein, with protein sequence MPEYEFVDVYVPRGVSRKEATRLLTEHAEYGHWELDRLSLHRDGSRRVRLRRRIIRQVRATW encoded by the coding sequence ATGCCGGAATACGAATTTGTCGACGTGTACGTGCCGCGCGGGGTCTCCCGCAAGGAAGCGACCCGTCTGCTGACCGAACATGCCGAGTACGGACACTGGGAGTTGGACCGACTGAGTCTGCACCGGGACGGCAGCCGCAGGGTGCGGCTGCGCCGGCGCATCATCCGTCAGGTGCGCGCCACCTGGTGA
- a CDS encoding chaplin: MRQVTRKGLITMAAAGGVLALGGGYAHADAGANGSASNSPGVLSGNSVQAPVDVPVNVCGNTVNVVALLNPVGGNRCANESSGSGPGGGSHAGGSQAGGGTSNSPGVGSGNHVQAPVDVPVNVCGNAVTIGGLGNAAMGNDCGNDTGDTPPGNPGNPGHPGEPGNPSNPGNPGNPGEPGNPGGPGTPGGPGTPGGPGTPGGPGTPGGPGAPEVPVTPYEPNTPGAQSITQPKGAEQLAQTGTGPLDMLVPAGAGLLLAGAVLYRRARASA, translated from the coding sequence ATGCGACAGGTCACTCGCAAGGGCCTGATCACCATGGCGGCCGCGGGCGGCGTACTCGCTCTCGGCGGCGGTTATGCGCACGCGGATGCGGGGGCAAACGGAAGCGCGTCGAATTCACCGGGCGTACTGTCCGGAAACTCGGTCCAGGCTCCGGTGGACGTCCCCGTCAACGTGTGCGGGAACACCGTGAATGTCGTCGCGCTGCTCAACCCCGTCGGCGGCAATCGCTGCGCCAACGAGTCCTCCGGGTCCGGGCCCGGGGGTGGCTCTCACGCCGGCGGGTCCCAGGCGGGCGGGGGAACCAGCAATTCTCCCGGCGTCGGCTCGGGCAACCATGTCCAGGCGCCGGTCGACGTTCCCGTGAACGTCTGCGGGAACGCCGTCACCATCGGCGGCCTCGGCAACGCCGCCATGGGCAACGACTGCGGCAACGACACGGGCGACACCCCGCCCGGAAACCCGGGCAATCCGGGTCACCCGGGGGAGCCCGGAAATCCGAGTAATCCAGGCAACCCCGGCAACCCCGGAGAGCCGGGCAATCCCGGCGGGCCTGGGACCCCTGGCGGGCCGGGAACCCCTGGCGGGCCGGGAACCCCTGGTGGACCCGGGACCCCTGGTGGGCCGGGTGCGCCGGAGGTGCCGGTCACTCCGTACGAGCCGAACACCCCCGGCGCGCAGTCCATCACCCAGCCCAAGGGTGCCGAGCAGCTCGCGCAGACCGGCACCGGTCCGCTCGACATGCTCGTCCCGGCGGGTGCGGGGCTGCTGCTCGCGGGAGCGGTGCTGTACCGGCGGGCTCGCGCCTCCGCGTAG
- the chpH gene encoding chaplin ChpH, translating to MIKKVVAAAAVTGGLVLAGAGVAMADAGAQGAAVHSPGVLSGNVIQAPIHVPVNVCGNTVSVIGLLNPAFGNTCVNY from the coding sequence ATGATCAAGAAGGTCGTCGCTGCTGCGGCTGTCACCGGTGGTCTGGTGCTCGCGGGTGCGGGCGTGGCCATGGCCGACGCGGGTGCCCAGGGTGCTGCTGTTCACTCTCCCGGTGTGCTCTCCGGCAACGTCATTCAGGCGCCCATCCACGTGCCGGTGAATGTGTGCGGCAACACGGTCTCGGTGATCGGGCTGCTGAACCCCGCCTTCGGCAACACCTGCGTCAACTACTGA
- a CDS encoding M20/M25/M40 family metallo-hydrolase — translation MSESNRADKTRPVSGEDEVVDLCRELIRIDTSNYGDHSGPGERAAAEYIAEKLAEVGLEPQIFESHKGRASTVARIEGEDPSRPALLIHGHTDVVPANADDWTHHPFSGEIADGCVWGRGAVDMKDMDAMTLAVVRDRLRTGRKPPRDIVLAFLADEEAGGTYGARHLVDKHPDLFEGVTEAIGEVGGFSFTVNEKLRLYLVETAQKGMHWMRLTVDGTAGHGSMTNNDNAITELCEAVGRLGRHTWPVRMTKTVRSFLDELSDALGTPLDPEDMEATLAKLGGIAKMVGATLRNSAAPTMLGAGYKVNVIPGQATAHVDGRFLPGYEQEFLADLDRLLGPRVKREDVHGDKALETSFDGALVDAMQVALKAEDPIARAVPYMLSGGTDAKSFDDLGIRCFGFAPLKLPPELDFAGMFHGVDERVPVEGLTFGVRVLDRFLDQC, via the coding sequence GTGAGCGAGTCGAACAGGGCTGACAAGACCAGGCCCGTCTCGGGTGAGGACGAGGTCGTCGACCTCTGCCGTGAGCTGATCCGGATCGATACGAGCAACTACGGCGACCACTCGGGCCCGGGAGAGCGGGCCGCCGCGGAGTACATCGCGGAGAAGCTCGCCGAGGTCGGGCTCGAGCCGCAGATCTTCGAGTCCCACAAGGGCCGCGCCTCCACAGTGGCCCGGATCGAGGGCGAGGACCCCTCCAGGCCGGCGCTGCTCATCCACGGCCACACCGATGTCGTACCGGCGAACGCCGACGACTGGACGCATCACCCCTTCTCCGGCGAGATCGCGGACGGCTGTGTCTGGGGCCGCGGCGCGGTCGACATGAAGGACATGGACGCGATGACACTCGCGGTCGTACGTGACCGGCTGCGCACCGGCCGCAAGCCCCCGCGCGACATCGTCCTGGCCTTCCTCGCCGACGAGGAGGCCGGCGGCACCTACGGGGCACGGCACTTGGTCGACAAGCACCCGGATCTCTTCGAGGGCGTGACGGAGGCGATCGGCGAGGTCGGCGGCTTCTCCTTCACCGTCAACGAGAAACTGCGGCTGTATCTCGTCGAGACGGCCCAGAAGGGCATGCACTGGATGCGCCTCACCGTGGACGGCACCGCCGGGCACGGGTCGATGACCAACAACGACAACGCCATCACCGAGCTCTGCGAGGCCGTCGGCCGGCTCGGCCGGCACACCTGGCCGGTCAGGATGACCAAGACCGTACGGTCCTTCCTGGATGAGCTCTCCGACGCGCTCGGCACTCCGCTCGACCCGGAGGACATGGAGGCGACGCTCGCCAAGCTCGGCGGTATCGCGAAGATGGTCGGCGCCACCCTCCGCAACTCCGCCGCCCCCACGATGCTCGGCGCCGGCTACAAGGTGAACGTCATCCCGGGGCAGGCGACCGCCCATGTCGACGGACGCTTCCTGCCGGGGTACGAGCAGGAGTTCCTGGCCGACCTCGACCGGCTGCTCGGCCCCCGGGTCAAGCGGGAGGACGTGCACGGCGACAAGGCGCTGGAGACCAGCTTCGACGGCGCTCTCGTCGACGCGATGCAGGTCGCGCTCAAGGCCGAGGACCCGATCGCCCGGGCCGTTCCGTACATGCTCTCCGGCGGCACCGACGCCAAGTCCTTCGACGATCTCGGCATCCGCTGCTTCGGCTTCGCGCCGCTCAAGCTGCCGCCGGAGCTGGACTTCGCGGGCATGTTCCACGGGGTGGACGAGCGGGTGCCGGTGGAGGGCCTGACGTTCGGTGTGCGGGTGCTTGACCGATTCCTGGACCAGTGCTGA
- a CDS encoding RluA family pseudouridine synthase produces the protein MRRRHHAPPAPLPQRHGIDPVRLRLPADPDGLWETVGDHLLWRYADAIGAGTVEAMFREGRIVGTDGPVAADEPYTAGRFLWFHRDFAAEERVPFEIGIVHRDERLVIADKPHFLATTPRGRHITETAVARLRRDLELPELQPAHRLDRLTAGLVLFAVRPGDRGAYQTLFRDRQVRKEYEAVAPYDPAVALPRTVRSRIEKERGVLAAREVAGEPNSESRIELVEHRGGLGRYRLLPATGRTHQLRVHMNSLGLPILDDPLYPLVLEAEPDDYARPLQLLARVLEFTDPVTGEPYRFESRLRLTQWPR, from the coding sequence GTGAGACGCAGACACCACGCCCCGCCGGCGCCGCTCCCCCAGCGCCACGGGATCGACCCGGTGCGGCTGCGGCTGCCCGCCGATCCGGACGGGCTCTGGGAGACGGTGGGCGACCATCTCCTGTGGCGGTACGCCGACGCCATCGGGGCCGGGACGGTCGAGGCGATGTTCCGGGAGGGGCGCATCGTCGGCACGGACGGTCCGGTCGCCGCCGACGAGCCGTACACCGCGGGCCGGTTTCTCTGGTTCCACCGGGACTTCGCCGCCGAGGAGCGCGTCCCGTTCGAGATCGGGATCGTCCACCGCGACGAGCGGCTCGTGATCGCCGACAAGCCCCACTTCCTCGCGACCACTCCGCGCGGCCGGCACATCACCGAGACGGCTGTCGCCCGGCTGCGCCGCGATCTGGAGCTGCCGGAGCTGCAGCCCGCACACCGGCTCGACCGGCTGACGGCGGGGCTTGTGCTCTTTGCCGTGAGGCCCGGGGACCGCGGCGCGTACCAGACGCTGTTCCGGGACCGGCAGGTGCGCAAGGAGTACGAGGCGGTGGCGCCGTACGACCCCGCGGTGGCGCTGCCTCGTACCGTACGCAGCCGCATCGAGAAGGAGCGCGGCGTGCTGGCCGCCCGCGAGGTGGCGGGCGAGCCGAACAGCGAGAGCCGGATCGAGCTGGTGGAGCATCGCGGCGGGCTCGGCCGGTACCGGCTGCTGCCGGCCACCGGCCGTACCCATCAGTTGCGGGTCCATATGAACAGCCTGGGGCTGCCGATCCTGGACGACCCGCTCTATCCGCTCGTCCTGGAGGCCGAGCCCGACGACTACGCCCGTCCCCTGCAACTCCTGGCGAGGGTGCTGGAGTTCACCGACCCGGTGACGGGAGAGCCGTACCGCTTCGAGAGTCGGCTGCGGCTGACTCAGTGGCCACGTTGA
- a CDS encoding MBL fold metallo-hydrolase codes for MNPRNCRIDHLVTSGTFSLDGGTWDVDNNVWIVGDEREAIVIDAAHDAQAIEAALDGRTLRAIVCTHAHNDHIDAAPALAAATGAPILLHPDDLPLWKQTHPGRAPDGELADGQELEVAGTRLRVLHTPGHAPGAVCLHAPELSTVFTGDTLFQGGPGATGRSFSHFPTIIDSIRGRLLTLPPRTVVRTGHGDPTTIGDESDHLQEWIQRGH; via the coding sequence ATGAACCCCCGAAACTGCAGGATTGACCACCTGGTCACCTCCGGCACCTTCTCGCTCGACGGCGGCACCTGGGACGTCGACAACAACGTCTGGATCGTCGGCGACGAGCGGGAGGCGATCGTCATCGACGCAGCCCACGACGCCCAAGCCATCGAGGCCGCACTGGACGGCCGTACGCTGCGCGCCATCGTCTGCACCCACGCCCACAACGACCACATCGACGCCGCCCCCGCGCTCGCCGCGGCCACCGGCGCGCCCATCCTGCTGCACCCCGACGACCTGCCGCTGTGGAAGCAGACGCACCCCGGGCGCGCCCCCGACGGCGAACTGGCCGACGGCCAGGAGCTGGAGGTGGCCGGCACCCGGCTGCGCGTGCTCCACACCCCCGGCCACGCCCCCGGCGCCGTCTGCCTCCACGCCCCCGAGCTGTCCACGGTCTTCACCGGCGACACGCTCTTCCAGGGCGGCCCCGGTGCCACCGGCCGGTCCTTCTCGCACTTCCCGACGATCATCGACTCGATCCGCGGCCGGCTGCTCACGCTGCCGCCGCGGACGGTGGTGCGCACCGGCCACGGCGACCCGACCACAATCGGCGACGAGTCTGACCACCTGCAGGAATGGATTCAACGTGGCCACTGA
- a CDS encoding S-(hydroxymethyl)mycothiol dehydrogenase: MSQQVQGVIAPGRNEPVRIETIIVPDPGPGEAVVQVQACGVCHTDLHYKQGGINDDFPFLLGHEAAGVVESVGDGVTDVAPGDFVVLNWRAVCGRCRACRRGRPQYCFDTHNARQKMTLTDGTELSPALGIGAFAEKTLVAAGQCTKVDPAVSPAVAGLLGCGVMAGIGAAINTGQVGRGDSVAVIGCGGVGDAAVVGARLAGAARIIAVDIDDRKLETAKAMGATHTVNSRSTDPVEAIRELTGGFGADVVIEAVGRPETYEQAFYARDLAGTVVLVGVPTPEMKLELPLLDVFGRGGALKSSWYGDCLPPRDFPMLIDLHQQGRIDLGAFVTETIGLGDIEKAFARMHEGDVLRSVVQL; encoded by the coding sequence ATGTCGCAGCAGGTGCAAGGCGTGATCGCGCCCGGCAGGAACGAGCCGGTACGGATCGAGACGATCATCGTCCCCGATCCCGGCCCCGGTGAGGCCGTGGTGCAGGTGCAGGCGTGCGGGGTCTGCCACACCGATCTGCACTACAAGCAGGGCGGGATCAACGACGACTTCCCCTTCCTCCTCGGCCATGAGGCCGCGGGCGTGGTGGAGTCGGTCGGCGACGGCGTCACGGATGTCGCTCCCGGCGACTTCGTCGTACTCAACTGGCGTGCTGTGTGCGGCCGTTGTCGTGCCTGTCGGCGGGGCCGCCCGCAGTACTGCTTCGACACCCACAACGCCCGGCAGAAGATGACCCTCACCGACGGCACCGAGCTCTCCCCGGCACTCGGCATCGGAGCCTTCGCCGAGAAGACCCTGGTCGCGGCCGGCCAGTGCACCAAGGTCGACCCGGCGGTCTCCCCGGCCGTCGCGGGCCTGCTGGGCTGCGGAGTGATGGCCGGCATCGGCGCCGCCATCAACACCGGCCAGGTCGGCCGCGGCGACTCGGTCGCCGTCATCGGCTGCGGCGGCGTCGGTGACGCCGCCGTTGTCGGCGCACGCCTGGCGGGCGCGGCCCGGATCATCGCCGTCGACATCGACGACCGCAAGCTCGAGACGGCGAAGGCGATGGGTGCGACGCACACCGTCAACTCCCGCTCCACCGACCCCGTCGAGGCGATCCGCGAACTCACCGGAGGCTTCGGCGCGGACGTCGTCATCGAGGCGGTCGGCCGCCCCGAAACGTACGAACAGGCCTTCTACGCCCGGGACCTGGCCGGCACGGTCGTCCTCGTCGGCGTTCCGACCCCCGAGATGAAGCTGGAACTGCCGCTCCTCGACGTCTTCGGCCGCGGCGGTGCCCTCAAGTCCTCCTGGTACGGCGACTGTCTGCCGCCCCGCGACTTCCCGATGCTCATCGACCTCCACCAGCAGGGCCGCATCGACCTGGGCGCGTTCGTCACCGAGACCATCGGACTCGGCGACATCGAGAAGGCCTTCGCCCGGATGCACGAGGGCGACGTACTGCGTTCGGTGGTGCAGCTCTGA
- a CDS encoding FadR/GntR family transcriptional regulator translates to MTTEGPGLHTHVLDTLGLAITAGEYPQGSVLRTDEVAQRFDVSRTVVREVVRVLESMHLVASRRRVGVTVRPAEEWNVYDPRVIRWRLAGTDRPRQLRSLTVLRSAIEPVAAGLAARNATPEQCAELTECALGMVATSRGHQVEGYLEHDSAFHRVVLNASGNEMFARLGDVVAEVLAGRTHHQVMFDDPDPAAVTLHVQVAEAVREGDAARAEEITRQITVGALAELDVLAP, encoded by the coding sequence ATGACCACAGAAGGCCCGGGGCTCCACACCCACGTTCTGGACACCCTCGGCCTCGCGATCACGGCCGGCGAGTATCCGCAGGGCAGCGTCCTGCGCACCGACGAAGTGGCGCAGCGCTTCGACGTCTCGCGCACCGTCGTACGCGAAGTGGTCAGGGTCCTGGAGTCGATGCACCTGGTGGCGTCCCGGCGCCGGGTCGGCGTGACCGTGCGCCCCGCCGAGGAGTGGAACGTCTACGACCCGCGCGTCATCCGCTGGCGACTGGCCGGCACCGACCGCCCGCGCCAGCTGCGCTCACTGACCGTGCTGCGCTCGGCCATCGAGCCGGTGGCGGCGGGGCTCGCCGCCCGCAACGCCACACCTGAGCAGTGCGCCGAGCTCACCGAGTGCGCGCTGGGCATGGTCGCCACCTCGCGCGGACACCAGGTCGAGGGGTATCTGGAGCACGACAGCGCCTTCCACCGCGTGGTGCTCAACGCCTCCGGCAACGAGATGTTCGCGCGGCTCGGCGATGTGGTCGCCGAGGTCCTCGCAGGCCGGACCCACCATCAGGTCATGTTCGACGACCCCGATCCGGCGGCCGTGACCCTGCATGTCCAGGTGGCCGAGGCGGTCCGCGAGGGCGACGCCGCCCGGGCCGAGGAGATCACCCGCCAGATCACCGTCGGCGCGCTGGCCGAACTGGATGTGCTGGCGCCCTGA
- a CDS encoding gluconokinase, producing MSTPHVVVVMGVAGTGKTTIGPLLADTLGVPYAEGDVFHPPANIARMSAGIPLDDADRLPWLDAIGQWAHGRAGLGGVVACSALKRVYRDRLRAAAPDAVFLHLTGDRALIEQRMSERKGHFMPAALLDSQFATLQPLGSDEAGVAVDVSGTPEEIIERAVASLRRLES from the coding sequence ATGAGCACCCCCCACGTCGTCGTGGTGATGGGCGTGGCAGGGACCGGCAAGACCACGATCGGCCCCCTGCTCGCCGACACCCTGGGCGTCCCGTACGCCGAGGGAGACGTTTTCCATCCCCCGGCGAACATCGCCAGGATGTCCGCCGGCATCCCGCTGGACGACGCGGACCGGCTGCCCTGGCTCGATGCCATAGGGCAGTGGGCGCACGGCCGGGCGGGCCTCGGCGGAGTGGTCGCCTGCTCCGCGCTCAAGCGGGTCTACCGCGACCGGCTCCGGGCCGCGGCGCCGGATGCCGTCTTCCTCCACCTCACCGGCGACCGGGCGCTCATCGAACAGCGGATGTCCGAGCGCAAGGGGCACTTCATGCCCGCCGCGCTGCTGGACTCGCAGTTCGCCACGCTTCAGCCGCTGGGAAGCGACGAGGCGGGCGTCGCCGTCGACGTGTCCGGCACCCCCGAAGAAATCATCGAACGGGCCGTCGCCTCGCTGCGCCGGCTCGAGAGCTGA
- a CDS encoding cytochrome b/b6 domain-containing protein, whose protein sequence is MAAVTPPPSERPARVRRFSRAERWVHRTTAGLMLLCVATAAALYVPQIAELVGRRHLVVTVHEWSGILLPAPFLLGLASRAFRKDLRRLNRFGPHDRTWLRAARRRDHRAESRPAGKFNAGQKVYAAWIAGAVLLMLGTGLLMWFTSLAPIVWRTSATFIHDWLSLAVGIVLAGHIAMALADPESRRGMRTGSVERHWAKREHPLWLEDE, encoded by the coding sequence ATGGCCGCAGTGACACCCCCACCGTCTGAACGGCCCGCGCGGGTACGGCGGTTCAGCCGTGCCGAGCGCTGGGTGCACCGTACGACCGCCGGGTTGATGCTGCTGTGCGTGGCGACGGCGGCCGCGCTCTACGTACCCCAGATCGCCGAACTCGTCGGCCGCCGCCATCTCGTGGTCACCGTCCACGAGTGGTCGGGGATCCTGCTCCCCGCGCCTTTCCTGCTCGGTCTCGCCTCGCGCGCCTTCCGCAAGGATCTGCGCCGGCTCAACCGCTTCGGGCCGCACGACCGCACCTGGCTGCGCGCGGCCCGGCGGCGCGACCATCGTGCCGAGTCCCGTCCGGCTGGCAAGTTCAACGCCGGGCAGAAGGTCTACGCGGCGTGGATCGCCGGCGCCGTGCTGCTGATGCTCGGCACCGGGCTGCTGATGTGGTTCACCTCGCTCGCCCCGATCGTGTGGCGGACGAGCGCGACCTTCATCCACGACTGGCTGTCGCTGGCCGTCGGCATCGTGCTCGCTGGGCACATCGCAATGGCGCTCGCCGACCCGGAGTCACGCAGGGGGATGCGTACCGGGTCGGTCGAGCGCCATTGGGCGAAGCGGGAACACCCGCTGTGGCTGGAGGACGAGTGA
- a CDS encoding molybdopterin-dependent oxidoreductase, which translates to MLGLGAAGFAAAPYLQRGLESFLGSAAGSDPTGLTGLLPNGGGFRYYSVASSVPHKNEQNYRLKVDGLVDRPATYTLDALRRLPQTRVVRDVQCVTGWRVPSTPFAGVKLSLLLDAAGVRPGAKAIRFTCFDGTYSESLTLPQARRDDVLVCLQMQDKPVTHSHGGPVRLYVAPMYFYKSAKWLSGISVTSDVQPGYWEERGYDVDAWVGRSNGRSDTPTV; encoded by the coding sequence ATGCTCGGGCTCGGCGCGGCCGGCTTCGCCGCCGCGCCTTATCTGCAGCGCGGCCTCGAATCCTTCCTCGGCTCGGCCGCCGGCAGCGACCCGACCGGTCTGACCGGGCTGCTGCCCAACGGCGGCGGCTTCCGCTACTACTCGGTCGCCTCCTCCGTACCGCACAAGAACGAGCAGAACTACCGGCTGAAGGTGGACGGACTGGTCGACCGCCCGGCGACGTACACCCTCGACGCCCTGCGCAGGCTGCCGCAGACCCGCGTCGTGCGGGACGTCCAGTGCGTCACCGGCTGGCGGGTTCCCTCCACCCCCTTCGCCGGCGTCAAGCTCTCGTTGCTGCTGGACGCCGCAGGCGTACGCCCGGGAGCCAAGGCGATCCGTTTCACCTGCTTCGACGGCACGTACAGCGAGAGTCTCACCCTCCCGCAGGCCCGCCGCGACGATGTGCTGGTCTGCCTGCAGATGCAGGACAAGCCGGTCACTCACTCCCACGGCGGTCCGGTCCGGCTCTATGTCGCGCCCATGTACTTCTACAAGTCGGCGAAATGGCTCTCCGGGATCTCCGTCACCTCCGACGTACAGCCCGGTTACTGGGAGGAGCGGGGATATGACGTCGACGCCTGGGTCGGCCGGTCCAATGGCCGCAGTGACACCCCCACCGTCTGA
- a CDS encoding ASCH domain-containing protein has protein sequence MKNRDSEDREQLKPFLLAFPGPLRDQLVAAVLSGRKVSTTGLLAEYEAENEELPPVGERSALIDSEGREVAVIELTEVRVLRLGEVDLQHALDEGEGYGSVAEWRAAHERFWQGEEMREALGDGGFVVDDETWVVAERFRVLR, from the coding sequence ATGAAGAACCGTGACTCGGAGGACCGTGAACAGCTGAAGCCGTTCCTGCTGGCCTTTCCCGGGCCGCTGCGCGACCAGCTGGTGGCCGCAGTGCTGTCCGGCCGGAAGGTCTCGACGACCGGGCTCCTCGCGGAGTACGAGGCGGAGAACGAGGAGCTGCCGCCGGTCGGCGAACGGTCGGCGCTGATCGACTCGGAGGGCCGCGAGGTGGCGGTGATCGAGCTGACGGAGGTGCGGGTACTGCGGCTCGGCGAGGTCGATCTGCAGCACGCGCTGGACGAGGGCGAGGGGTACGGGTCGGTGGCGGAGTGGCGGGCGGCGCATGAGCGGTTCTGGCAGGGGGAGGAGATGCGGGAGGCGCTGGGGGACGGGGGGTTCGTGGTGGACGACGAGACGTGGGTGGTGGCGGAGCGGTTCCGCGTGTTGCGGTGA